In Primulina huaijiensis isolate GDHJ02 chromosome 6, ASM1229523v2, whole genome shotgun sequence, a single window of DNA contains:
- the LOC140979544 gene encoding pumilio homolog 2-like, whose product MLSDMGRRPMLENNESSFGDDLEKELGLLLREQRRQEVDDRERELNLYRSGSAPPTVEGSLSAVGGLFNHDVGGGGHSSFADFDRSKDGDGFMSDEELRSDPAYLSYYYTNVNLNPRLPPPMMSKEDWRFAQRLQGGNSAIGDRRKVNSRNDSGSGGRYLFSNPPGFNSKKLEDESEKEKLQGAVEWGGDGLIGLPGLGLGNKQKSIAEMFQDDLTRTTPVSGHLSRPASRNAFDENSVESELAHLRRDLTSLDPTRNSLNIQGSSASQHSGPPASYSYAAALGASLSRSSTPDPQRITRAPSPCLTPIGGGRVSNSEKRNISSPNSFNGVSSHTNESADLVAALSGMNLSNGVMDEENNFSSRMNEVVADHKNYPFNLQGGPNSMNQRAYAKKPETGQFNTSSVPQSGKMVNYETGLNNGGGSDLSNTSLHTELLKNGVPSNTSYGKGSSNTGVNGGVGVHSPYQHLGNPNSSFSNYGISGYPMSPISGQLGSSSYPPLFENAAAAMAVPGLDSRILGGSNLNAATSDQNLGRMGNQMAGSALQAPFVDPVYLQYLRAAEYAAAQAGALNDPSLDRNYMGNSYIDLLQKAYLGNLVAPQKSQYGASLGGKNSGSSPHGYYGNPAFGIGLSYPGSPLANPMIPNSPGGPGSPMRHGEFNTRFAGGMRNVAGGIVNPWHLDNMDTRFASSLLEEFKSNKAKCFELSEIVGHVVEFSADQYGSRFIQQKLETATTEEKNMVFQEIFPESLTLMTDVFGNYVIQKFFEHGMATQRRELACKLFGHVLTLSLQMYGCRVIQKAIEVVDVDQKIKMVGELDGNVMRCVRDQNGNHVIQKCIECVPEEHIQFIVSTFFDQVVALATHPYGCRVIQRVLEYCSDESTQRIVMDEILGSVSMLAQDQYGNYVVQHVLEHGKPHERSTIIQELAGNIVQMSQQKFASNVVEKCLTFGDQNERQLLVNEMLGTTDENEPLQAMMKDQFANYVVQKVLETCSDQEREHIMSRIRVHLNALKKYTYGKHIVARVEKLVATGERRIAAQSAYPA is encoded by the exons ATGTTATCTGATATGGGTAGGAGACCAATGCTAGAAAACAATGAAAGTTCCTTTGGTGATGATTTGGAGAAGGAGTTGGGCTTGTTGCTTCGTGAACAGCGGAGACAGGAGGTGGATGACCGTGAAAGGGAGCTGAATTTGTATAGGAGTGGATCAGCTCCGCCTACTGTTGAGGGCTCTTTGAGTGCCGTTGGTGGGCTGTTCAACCATGATGTTGGTGGCGGAGGCCATTCATCTTTTGCTGACTTTGATAGAAGTAAAGATGGTGATGGTTTCATGTCCGACGAGGAACTCAGGTCTGATCCTGCttatttatcttattattaCACAAACGTCAACTTGAACCCGAGGCTGCCGCCTCCTATGATGTCCAAAGAAGATTGGCGGTTTGCACAGAGGTTGCAAGGTGGGAATTCTGCAATTGGGGATAGGAGGAAGGTGAATAGTAGGAATGACAGTGGGAGTGGTGGGAGGTATTTGTTTTCAAATCCACCAGGGTTCAATTCAAAGAAGCTAGAGGATGAGAGTGAGAAGGAAAAACTGCAGGGTGCTGTGGAGTGGGGTGGGGATGGACTAATTggtttgcctggattaggactTGGTAACAAGCAGAAGAGTATCGCTGAGATGTTTCAA GATGACTTGACCCGCACTACTCCAGTTTCTGGGCACCTTTCACGCCCAGCTAGCAGGAATGCATTTGATGAGAATTCAGTGGAGTCCGAGTTAGCTCATTTGCGTCGTGATTTGACATCGTTAGACCCTACGCGCAATAGTTTAAATATTCAGGGGTCGTCTGCTTCACAACATTCTGGACCTCCTGCGTCCTATTCTTATGCTGCAGCTCTTGGGGCATCCTTATCAAGAAGTTCTACTCCTGATCCTCAACGCATTACAAGAGCTCCTAGTCCCTGCCTGACTCCTATTGGAGGAGGTAGGGTGAGCAATTCTGAAAAAAGAAATATCAGTAGTCCAAACTCCTTTAATGGTGTATCTTCTCACACAAATGAGTCTGCAGATCTAGTTGCTGCTTTATCTGGCATGAATCTTTCAAATGGTGTAATGGACGAGGAGAACAATTTCTCATCTCGAATGAACGAAGTTGTTGCAGATCATAAAAATTACCCTTTTAATCTTCAGGGTGGCCCGAATAGCATGAATCAGCGTGCTTATGCCAAGAAACCTGAAACTGGGCAATTTAATACGTCTTCTGTTCCCCAGtcgggtaaaatggtcaattatgAAACTGGTCTTAACAATGGTGGTGGGTCAGATCTCAGTAACACTTCACTTCACACTGAGCTGCTGAAAAATGGTGTTCCTTCCAATACCTCATATGGGAAAGGATCTTCTAATACTGGAGTTAATGGTGGGGTTGGTGTGCATTCCCCGTATCAGCACTTGGGCAACCCAAATTCATCATTCTCGAATTATGGAATCAGTGGCTATCCTATGAGTCCAATTTCAGGTCAGCTGGGAAGCTCTAGTTATCCTCCTTTGTTTGAGAATGCTGCTGCTGCTATGGCTGTACCAGGGTTAGACTCTAGGATTCTTGGAGGATCAAATCTTAATGCTGCAACCAGTGACCAGAACCTTGGCAGAATGGGAAATCAAATGGCAGGGAGTGCGCTGCAAGCACCTTTTGTTGACCCTGTGTATCTGCAATACTTGAGGGCAGCTGAATATGCTGCTGCACAAGCTGGAGCTCTTAATGATCCCTCTTTGGATAGGAACTACATGGGTAATTCCTACATAGACCTTCTCCAAAAGGCTTATCTTGGCAATTTGGTAGCTCCACAGAAATCACAGTATGGTGCCTCCTTAGGTGGCAAGAACAGCGGTTCTAGTCCTCATGGCTATTATGGAAATCCAGCATTTGGGATTGGATTGTCATATCCTGGAAGTCCCCTGGCAAACCCCATGATCCCGAATTCTCCTGGAGGACCTGGGAGCCCTATGAGGCATGGTGAGTTCAACACGAGATTTGCTGGTGGGATGAGGAATGTTGCTGGGGGTATAGTGAATCCATGGCACTTGGATAACATGGACACTAGGTTTGCTTCGTCTCTACTGGAGGAGTTTAAGAGCAACAAAGCCAAATGCTTTGAACTTTCTGAGATTGTTGGTCATGTTGTTGAGTTCAG TGCGGATCAATACGGGAGCCGGTTCATCCAGCAAAAGCTTGAAACTGCCACAACTGAAGAAAAAAACATGGTTTTCCAGGAAATTTTTCCTGAATCTCTTACACTGATGACTGATGTTTTCGGTAATTATGTAATCCAAAAG TTTTTTGAGCATGGAATGGCAACCCAAAGAAGAGAATTAGCTTGCAAGCTTTTTGGACATGTTCTTACCTTGAGCCTTCAAATGTATGGTTGTCGGGTGATACAGAAG GCAATTGAGGTCGTCGATGTGGATCAGAAGATAAAGATGGTTGGAGAGCTAGATGGGAACGTGATGCGATGCGTACGAGATCAAAATGGGAATCATGTCATTCAGAAATGCATTGAGTGTGTTCCAGAGGAGCACATTCAGTTTATTGTGTCTACGTTTTTTGACCAAGTTGTAGCCCTTGCGACACATCCATATGGATGTCGAGTGATACAG CGCGTTCTGGAGTATTGCAGTGATGAAAGTACCCAAAGAATAGTGATGGACGAGATTCTGGGATCTGTAAGCATGTTGGCACAGGATCAGTATGGCAATTATGTCGTTCAG CATGTGCTGGAGCATGGAAAACCACACGAGCGATCGACCATAATTCAGGAACTGGCTGGAAATATAGTTCAAATGAGCCAGCAGAAGTTTGCATCAAATGTTGTTGAGAAATGCTTGACTTTTGGAGATCAAAACGAACGCCAACTGTTGGTGAACGAGATGCTGGGAACAACAGATGAAAATGAGCCTCTTCAG GCTATGATGAAAGATCAGTTCGCAAATTATGTTGTACAGAAAGTTCTCGAAACTTGTAGTGATCAAGAGCGTGAACATATCATGTCAAGAATAAGAGTACATTTGAATGCATTGAAGAAGTATACATATGGGAAGCACATTGTAGCCCGTGTAGAGAAACTAGTTGCTACTGGGG AGAGGAGAATTGCTGCACAGTCGGCGTATCCGGCTTAA
- the LOC140979545 gene encoding uncharacterized protein produces the protein MAAPLSPTPLSLILDLKSLQFISPKCSFSPLLTSALESPTNYSSRRRSHNLSFPNAVPRKPTKSCRLCATGGIFYLSEAIPDAIPEEIVPTSDDGVSTVISGLLFVAFIGLSVLTIGIVYIAVTDFLQKREREKFEKEEAAQKKKNGKRSKIGARARAGPRGFGQKMEEGDDDNDAVAAD, from the exons ATGGCGGCACCGTTATCTCCAACTCCACTCTCTCTCATTCTCGACCTTAAATCTCTTCAATTCATCTCCCCCAAGTGCTCGTTTTCTCCATTGTTAACTTCTGCACTTGAATCTCCAACTAATTATTCTTCAAGAAGAAGATCCCATAACCTCAGCTTTCCAAACGCAGTTCCTCGAAAACCCACCAAAAGTTGTAGACTCTGCGCAACTGGTGGGATCTTTTATCTTTCAGAAGCAATCCCAGATGCTATTCCTGAAGAAATAGTTCCCACGAGCGATGATGGAGTTTCCACAGTCATATCAGGTCTTCTTTTCGTCGCCTTCATTGGGTTATCCGTTCTTACAATAGGG ATCGTCTACATAGCTGTGACAGATTTCTTGCAGAAGAGGGAGAGGGAGAAGTTTGAGAAAGAAGAGGCTGctcagaagaagaaaaatggtaAGAGGAGTAAAATTGGAGCCAGAGCTAGAGCCGGGCCTAGGGGATTTGGGCAGAAGATGGAAGAAGGCGATGATGATAATGATGCAGTTGCAGcagattga